The Salvelinus namaycush isolate Seneca chromosome 13, SaNama_1.0, whole genome shotgun sequence genome includes a region encoding these proteins:
- the LOC120058114 gene encoding golgin subfamily A member 6-like protein 22 translates to MWSQITVDNQQEYNMWSQITVDNQQEYNMWSQITVDNQQEYNMWSQITVDNQQEYNMRSQITVDNQQEYNMWSQITVDNQQEYNMWSQITVDNQQEYNMWSQITVDNQQEYNMWSQITVDNQQEYNMWSQITVDNQQEYNMWSQITVDNQQEYNMRSQITVDNQQEYNMWSQITVDNQQEYNMWSQITVDNQQEYNMWSQITVDNQQEYNMWSQITVDNQQEYNMWSQITVDNQQEYNMWSQITVDNQQEYNMWSQITVDNQQEYNMWSQITVDNQQEYNMWSQITVDNQHEYNMRSQITVDNQQEYNMWSQITVDNQQEYNMWSQITVDNQQEYNMWSQITVDNQQEYNMRSQITVDNQQEYNMWSQITVDNQQEYNMWSQITVDNQQEYNMWSQITVDNQQEYNMWSQITVDNQQEYNMWSQITVDNQQEYNMWSQITVDNQQEYNMWSQITVDNQQEYNMWSQITVDNQQEYNMWSQITLDNQQEYNMWSQITVDNQQEYNMWSQITVDNQQEYNMRSQITVDNQQEYNMWSQITVDNQQEYNMWSQITVDNQQEYNMRSQITVDNQQEYNMWSQITVDNQQEYNMWSQITVDNQQEYNMRSQITVDNQQEYNMWSQITVDNPAGVQHVVSDYCR, encoded by the coding sequence ATGTGGTCTCAGATTACTGTAGATAACCAGCAGGAGTACAACATGTGGTCTCAGATTACTGTAGATAACCAGCAGGAGTACAACATGTGGTCTCAGATTACTGTAGATAACCAGCAGGAGTACAACATGTGGTCTCAGATTACTGTAGATAACCAGCAGGAGTACAACATGAGGTCTCAGATTACTGTAGATAACCAGCAGGAGTACAACATGTGGTCTCAGATTACTGTAGATAACCAGCAGGAGTACAACATGTGGTCTCAGATTACTGTAGATAACCAGCAGGAGTACAACATGTGGTCTCAGATTACTGTAGATAACCAGCAGGAGTACAACATGTGGTCTCAGATTACTGTAGATAACCAGCAGGAGTACAACATGTGGTCTCAGATTACTGTAGATAACCAGCAGGAGTACAACATGTGGTCTCAGATTACTGTAGATAACCAGCAGGAGTACAACATGAGGTCTCAGATTACTGTAGATAACCAGCAGGAGTACAACATGTGGTCTCAGATTACTGTAGATAACCAGCAGGAGTACAACATGTGGTCTCAGATTACTGTAGATAACCAGCAGGAGTACAACATGTGGTCTCAGATTACTGTAGATAACCAGCAGGAGTACAACATGTGGTCTCAGATTACTGTAGATAACCAGCAGGAGTACAACATGTGGTCTCAGATTACTGTAGATAACCAGCAGGAGTACAACATGTGGTCTCAGATTACTGTAGATAACCAGCAGGAGTACAACATGTGGTCTCAGATTACTGTAGATAACCAGCAGGAGTACAACATGTGGTCTCAGATTACTGTAGATAACCAGCAGGAGTACAACATGTGGTCTCAGATTACTGTAGATAACCAGCATGAGTACAACATGAGGTCTCAGATTACTGTAGATAACCAGCAGGAGTACAACATGTGGTCTCAGATTACTGTAGATAACCAGCAGGAGTACAACATGTGGTCTCAGATTACTGTAGATAACCAGCAGGAGTACAACATGTGGTCTCAGATTACTGTAGATAACCAGCAGGAGTACAACATGAGGTCTCAGATTACTGTAGATAACCAGCAGGAGTACAACATGTGGTCTCAGATTACTGTAGATAACCAGCAGGAGTACAACATGTGGTCTCAGATTACTGTAGATAACCAGCAGGAGTACAACATGTGGTCTCAGATTACTGTAGATAACCAGCAGGAGTACAACATGTGGTCTCAGATTACTGTAGATAACCAGCAGGAGTACAACATGTGGTCTCAGATTACTGTAGATAACCAGCAGGAGTACAACATGTGGTCTCAGATTACTGTAGATAACCAGCAGGAGTACAACATGTGGTCTCAGATTACTGTAGATAACCAGCAGGAGTACAACATGTGGTCTCAGATTACTGTAGATAACCAGCAGGAGTACAACATGTGGTCTCAGATTACTTTAGATAACCAGCAGGAGTACAACATGTGGTCTCAGATTACTGTAGATAACCAGCAGGAGTACAACATGTGGTCTCAGATTACTGTAGATAACCAGCAGGAGTACAACATGAGGTCTCAGATTACTGTAGATAACCAGCAGGAGTACAACATGTGGTCTCAGATTACTGTAGATAACCAGCAGGAGTACAACATGTGGTCTCAGATTACTGTAGATAACCAGCAGGAGTACAACATGAGGTCTCAGATTACTGTAGATAACCAGCAGGAGTACAACATGTGGTCTCAGATTACTGTAGATAACCAGCAGGAGTACAACATGTGGTCTCAGATTACTGTAGATAACCAGCAGGAGTACAACATGAGGTCTCAGATTACTGTAGATAACCAGCAGGAGTACAACATGTGGTCTCAGATTACTGTAGATAACCCGGCAGGAGTACAACATGTGGTCTCAGATTACTGTAGATAA
- the LOC120058483 gene encoding ribonuclease H2 subunit B-like isoform X2: MTTKKKRTPHSQNDRWVVVAADSAVETSKKDDSDPTFILLRNPSTDAASLYLLGSGDVQLYEVKAFNEDFHSWFIGQTVQRDGRLLYVTPMDPLYLLLPYLIKAGKEGKFQPVDQVVMDEDFPACTRLLSCTRSQASLHHVAEEKEVGSQKFQRYSQERTMEWLKKKAERTVKILRKSNISVGEGVKSTTYVRVKQESETQEEDYLRYAHGLISEYLSEDLSKALLKHLQLPELSSPKEVEPPSKPPKKMSAAQKTLAKVDKTGMKSMSAFFSPKGKAEKK; encoded by the exons ATGACCACTAAAAAGAAGCGGACACCACATTCACAAAACGACAGATGGGTTGTTGTTGCAGCAG ACTCTGCAGTGGAAACATCAAAGAAAGATGACAGTGACCCCACTTTCATCCTGCTTAGGAACCCTTCAACAG ATGCAGCGTCTTTGTACCTGTTGGGCAGTGGTGATGTGCAGCTGTATGAGGTCAAAGCCTTCAATGAGGACTTCCACTCCTGGTTCATTGGCCAGACAGTACAGAGAG ATGGGAGACTTCTGTATGTCACTCCAATGGATCCCCTCTACCTACTGTTGCCCTACTTGATCAAAGCGGGTAAAGAG GGGAAGTTCCAGCCCGTGGACCAGGTAGTGATGGACGAGgacttcccagcatgcaccagGCTGCTGAGCTGCACACGCTCCCAGGCCTCCCTGCACCATGTGGCTGAGGAGAAAG AGGTGGGCAGTCAGAAGTTTCAGCgctacagccaggagaggaccaTGGAATGGTTAAAGAAAAAG GCTGAGAGGACAGTGAAGATCCTCAGAAAGAGTAACATCTCAGTGGGAGAGGGAGTAAAGTCCACGACGTATGTCCGAGTCAAGCAGGAGTCAGAGACCCAGGAAG AGGACTACCTGCGGTATGCCCATGGCCTGATATCTGAGTACCTCAGTGAAGACCTAAGCAAAGCCCTCCTCAAGCATCTCCA GTTACCTGAGCTCTCAAGTCCTAAGGAGGTGGAGCCTCCCTCAAAG CCGCCCAAGAAGATGAGTGCTGCACAGAAGACCCTGGCCAAGGTGGACAAAACAGGCATGAAGAGCATGTCTGCCTTCTTCAGCCCCAAGGGCAAGGCAGAGAAAAAATGA
- the LOC120058483 gene encoding ribonuclease H2 subunit B-like isoform X1: MTTKKKRTPHSQNDRWVVVAADSAVETSKKDDSDPTFILLRNPSTDAASLYLLGSGDVQLYEVKAFNEDFHSWFIGQTVQRDGRLLYVTPMDPLYLLLPYLIKAGKEGKFQPVDQVVMDEDFPACTRLLSCTRSQASLHHVAEEKEVGSQKFQRYSQERTMEWLKKKAERTVKILRKSNISVGEGVKSTTYVRVKQESETQEEDYLRYAHGLISEYLSEDLSKALLKHLQLPELSSPKEVEPPSKKRKLTDKPLEAGEDYTKFNSSDFSRKPPKKMSAAQKTLAKVDKTGMKSMSAFFSPKGKAEKK, encoded by the exons ATGACCACTAAAAAGAAGCGGACACCACATTCACAAAACGACAGATGGGTTGTTGTTGCAGCAG ACTCTGCAGTGGAAACATCAAAGAAAGATGACAGTGACCCCACTTTCATCCTGCTTAGGAACCCTTCAACAG ATGCAGCGTCTTTGTACCTGTTGGGCAGTGGTGATGTGCAGCTGTATGAGGTCAAAGCCTTCAATGAGGACTTCCACTCCTGGTTCATTGGCCAGACAGTACAGAGAG ATGGGAGACTTCTGTATGTCACTCCAATGGATCCCCTCTACCTACTGTTGCCCTACTTGATCAAAGCGGGTAAAGAG GGGAAGTTCCAGCCCGTGGACCAGGTAGTGATGGACGAGgacttcccagcatgcaccagGCTGCTGAGCTGCACACGCTCCCAGGCCTCCCTGCACCATGTGGCTGAGGAGAAAG AGGTGGGCAGTCAGAAGTTTCAGCgctacagccaggagaggaccaTGGAATGGTTAAAGAAAAAG GCTGAGAGGACAGTGAAGATCCTCAGAAAGAGTAACATCTCAGTGGGAGAGGGAGTAAAGTCCACGACGTATGTCCGAGTCAAGCAGGAGTCAGAGACCCAGGAAG AGGACTACCTGCGGTATGCCCATGGCCTGATATCTGAGTACCTCAGTGAAGACCTAAGCAAAGCCCTCCTCAAGCATCTCCA GTTACCTGAGCTCTCAAGTCCTAAGGAGGTGGAGCCTCCCTCAAAG AAGCGGAAACTGACTGACAAACCATTGGAGGCAGGAGAGGACTACACCAAATTCAACAGCTCCGATTTCTCCCGCAAA CCGCCCAAGAAGATGAGTGCTGCACAGAAGACCCTGGCCAAGGTGGACAAAACAGGCATGAAGAGCATGTCTGCCTTCTTCAGCCCCAAGGGCAAGGCAGAGAAAAAATGA